The Bdellovibrionales bacterium sequence CGCCTGTGGCGGCGCGCGGTGCGGGCGTTGTGGGGATGGTGTGGAGCGGTGAGGGCGATGGCCTCGTTGTTGGCCTAGAAAATGGCCATTTGCTTCTTTTCACACATTCCTCAATCGCGGGCTTTGTGCGCGGGCGGTTTGGGGGATAGGGTTGCCTGTTTTTGTCCTTATGCGGGAACGCAGGAGGTCGCTGCTGCAAGCACCGCATCGGCAAAGGACGTAGCCATTCTAGGAGATAGGGAAACGGGAACGGACAGATTGCTTGCGGTTTTGAAATTTGCAACAATGGCTCCGCCGTTGTTCAGAGACGGTTGAGCTTCTTTTATGGCGGCGGCAACGGCTGTTGCTTCACGGCCATTTATCGAAAAAAAAGCCGCCACACCGTCTGAGTTTTTATAGGCAATGGCCACACGCCCGTTATCGTGTGCAATATCGCAAGAAGAAAACTGGGGCTGTTCTTTGGTGGGGAATATGGCGTCGAATTGGGCAAATGTGGGAAACATGGCGGGCTCCTTTTTATGGTTTGTGCTTGACCCCTTGAGGGGGTGGCGGCTTTTTCTGGTGCTATCAATGGGGTCAGATCGTTTTATAAATGCGCTTGCCGCGTAAGTCGCCCCGTAAGGCGGCCTAGCAGCGCGGCAGAAAATAAGATATGGTCAGTGCGTTTCGTCATGAAAAGAAGTATCACCTATGGCGCGACAAAAAACAATGAAAAAATGCGCATTTTTATACTTTCATGACGTTTTGTTGCGTTCCGTGTAATAAAGTTGCGCGGGGCTGGGTCGAATAATTTCAGTAATATGTTCTCGTCATTGCGAGCGACCAACGGGAGCGCGGCAATCCATCTCCTGTATTTGCCGTTTTTGAGAATGTTTGCCAATCTAGGAGATGGACTGCCGCGTCGCCTTTTCAAGGCTCCTCGCAGTGACGGCTAGGGGGGCATGGAAATCAAAAGTCTCGGCTATAGGAGCAAAAAATGGAAACCAGCATTCTGATTACGGGTGGCTCAAGCGGCCTTGGCGCGGCGTTGGCGCAGTCATATGCCGCGCCTGACGTGACCCTTTTTTTAAGCGGGCGTGATGCTGCAAGGTTGGAGGGTGTCGCCGCCCGTTGCCGCGCTAAGGGCGCGTGCGTTGAGGCGACCATTGTGGACGTGACGGATGGCGCGGCCATGGCTTCGTGGATTGATCAGTGCGATCAAACCGCGCCGCTTAATCTGGTGATTGCTAATGCGGGTATTTCGGCGGGAACGGGCGGGGGTGGAGAAACGCCTGCCCAAACGAAGGCCGTTATGGAAACCAATGTGCAGGGCGTTTTTAACACGATCCATCCTGCTTTGGCGTTAATGAAGCCGCGTGGGCGCGGGCAGATTGCCATCATGGCCTCACTGGCTAGCTTTCGGGGGCTTGCGGGTGCGCCCGCCTATTGCGCCAGCAAGGCGGCTGTGCGTGTGTATGGCGAAGCCTTGCGGGACGAGCTTGCGCCGCAGGGCATCAAGATCAATGTGATTTGTCCGGGCTTTGTGAAGACGCCGATGACAGGGCAAAACGGCTTTCCGATGCCGTTTTTGATGGAGGCCGATAAGGCGGCGCGGATCATGAAAAGGGGGCTAGAGAAAAATAAAGCCCGCATCGTTTTCCCGTGGCGGCTGGCGGCGCTGGTGTGGCTTATGTCCGCGCTTTCCCCCAACTTGGCAGACGGGCTCTTTCGCCGTCTGCCAAGAAAAAGGGGCGTAGAGTCCCTCGGTTAAAGGGCGAGGGTAGCGGCTGTTGCCGTGGGGAGTCGGTGCCCCCCTGTGCTCAAGCGTGTGGGATATTGACCCAAAAAGGCCTCTGAAATAACGGCGGGCTCATTCGGGGGCATAATTTTAAGAAGGGAAAAAATAGCCGTTCCATCACGTTTTCCCTTCGCGATATCGTCGGCGTTAAGGGCGTATCCTGTCATGACGTCCTTCGACCCATTCACGACATACAAATAATCACATTTGTTTTTGAGCACCTCGGCCGGAATAGCGGGTGCGAAGGAGAGATTCTGGCTCCAGACATGTGGCCCGATAAAAGCGGCGGCCTCTTCTTTGGTGGCGGCGTTCACCATAAAACGACGATCGGCATACTCGGCAAGAAAAAGAGCGGGCGCATAAAGGTGAACGTGGGAAGTTCCCGATGCATCGGCAATATAAAGAGGGGCCTGCATTTGTTTTTTATTGTTCATGGTCAATCCTTTCCACTGAAAATGACAAGGCTTATTGTACACGAGCAGCGGCGCGGGATCAAAGAAAAACAGGGGCGTTAATAGTTTCATGCTGTCTTTCGGGCGGGCTGCTAAAAGAAAAACAATGGCATCCCCTTGTTTTGTTGGAGGAGGCTGGCTATAAGCGCGACAACAAAACATGTCTTTAAAGGAGATCGTTCCCATGGCTATCCAACGCACTTTTTCGATTATCAAGCCTGACGCCACGCGCCGTAACATAACGGGCAAGGTTAACGCCATGCTAGAGGCCGCAGGTCTTCGCATCATCGCGCAGCGCCGCGTTTTATTGACCCGCGCACAGGCGGAAGGGTTTTATGCCGTTCACCGTGAGCGCCCCTTCTTCAACGATCTTTGCACGTTTATGACCTCTGGTCCCGTCGTGTTGCAGGTTTTAGAAGGCGAAAACGCCGTCCAGAAAAACCGCGACGTGATGGGTGCGACCAACCCCGCGAATGCGGACGCTGGCACAATCCGCAAGGAACTGGCCGAAAGCATCGAAGCAAACTCAGTTCACGGGTCGGACAGCGAAGAAAATGCGGCGATTGAAATTGCCTATTTCTTCAGCCAGACGGAAATCGTGGGCTAAAGAGGCCTGTTGTGTTAAAAAGGGGGGGTATGAACAAATTTCTGCCCCCCTTTTATTGCCGCAGCAAAAACCCGCTTTTACGGGGGTTGGCTTTTTTTGAGCATGTCCTCAAGGCCAAGCGTGGCCGCGTGCAAACGCCGTGGCAGCGCTGCCTCGCGCATTTCGAAACCCTTTTTATCGATAATACGCTTTTCAGCTTTTTGTTTTTGAACAAGCATCGCGTGACGGAAAAGCTGTGGCGAGCGGGGCAGCCCCATCCCTTTCAGATTCGTGGTCTGGCCAAGGCGGGGATTCGCACCATTATCAATCTGCGCGGCGAGAGGGACTGCGCGTCCTATTATCTTGAAGAGCAGGCCTGCCAGCGCCATGGCATAGCGCTTGTTAATGTCACGATGGAATCAAAGCGCCCACCGACCCGCGAAAAGATCGCGGAATTGGCGCAGGTGTTTTCAACGACCACTTATCCCGCTCTTATGCACTGTAAGTCCGGCGCGGATCGAACGGGGCTGGCGGCGGCGCTTTGCCTTATGATCCATGATGGGCGGTCTGTTGAGGAAGCACAAAAACAGCTTTCCTTGCGCTATGGGCATCTGGCTTCGTCCAAAACGGGCGTTTTGGATGCGTTTTTGGCGGCGTATCAAAAAGCTGCCGCGCAAGAGGGCGTGACCTTTCTGGCTTGGGCGCAAAGCCCCGCTTATGACCGTGAGGCCATTATGGCCGTGTATAAACCCCGCCGCTTTGTCAGCTGGCTTGGCGATCTTGTTTTACGGCGGGAATAAAAAAGGCCGCTCCTTTTCAGGAACGGCCTTTTTAAAGGAAGAAAACAAAGGCTATTAGGCGGCCTTGATTTTCGAGATTTTGTTGATCGAGTCGTTAACGTGCTTGGTCACAGGCTCAGCGGCTTGTTGCGCCACGCGGCTGGAAATCTGGGACAAGTTGTTAAGGTCCGACATCATCGAGTCGAAATTGTCTTTCAACGCGGTGTTTTGCGTGCTGACCAAATCATCAACCGAGGTGATGGACGAAAGGGATTGGGTAACCTTGCTGCTTTGGTCGATATTTTTCTGAACGAGGGCGCTAAGGCTGTCGCACAGTTCGCCGCAGCCCTTGGTCATAATCGAAACAGATTGCAAGGTGACGTTCATTGTATCCCGCACCATGGTGTTCATGTCGCTTGCCGCTTGAAGAAGCGTGCTGGTCATCTTTTCCATTTGTTCGTTTGTGGCTTGCATTTCTGCCCCCTGAAAGAGAAAATTTACGCACAAACACCCCGAAGAGAAAGGCCTTGGCGCACATAATGGTATGTTGCAGTGCAACAATTTAGAGTTAATATATACGGGGTTGGGGCGTTTGTCAAGAATACTTAACAAAAAAAATTATATAAGGAAGCGGGTTGCATTTAGATCGCTTTGGACTCATTCTTGGCGTTTCAAGTTCGTGGGCAAAAAGTGATATGAATCGATGAGTTTGTTAGGCATTAATCGGGGAAAGAAGCTCTTTTTCATTGGCCTTGTGGTCTTCGCGCTTTGCGTGGGGGGTGCTGGGGATGCCTTTGCTAAAAGCAAAGCTAAAACAAGGAAAAGCAAGGCAAAGGCGCGGACGCATCACGTTCTGGCGGTTGATTCTTCATCGGCGCGTTATGCCGATATAGTGATCGAAGCCTCAACGGGGAAGGTCTTGCATGAATCCAACAGTACTGCGATTCGCCGTCCTGCCTCCTTGACCAAAATGATGACGCTTTATTTAGCGTTTCAAGCCCTTGAATCGGGCGCGATCCGATTGGACACGCCCCTTCCTGTGTCGGCGCGTGCGGCGGCGCAGGCCCCCACCAAGCTTTGTTTGCGAGCGGGACAGACCATTCGCGCCTATGACGCCATCATGGGCCTCATCACGGAATCAGCGAACGACGCGGCTGTCGTTTTGGCGGAAGGCCTTGGGGGCGACATTCCTCGTTTTGCGGCCATGATGACGCAGCAGGCCAAGGCTCTTGGTATGAGCCAAACCGTTTTCCAAAACCCCAATGGGCTTCCTGACCCGAATCAATTCACGACGGCGCGGGATATGGCGATGTTGGGCTATGGCCTGATCTATCATTTTCCGGGATTTTATCCTTATTTTTCAAAACAGAGCTTTGTCTATAAGGGACATACTTATAACAACCATAACCATCTGATGGAGCGGTTTGAGGGCATGGATGGCATTAAAACCGGCTATATTCGCACGTCCGGCTTTAATCTTGTCGCCTCGGCCATGCGTGGGCAAACGCGCCTGATTGGCGTGGTTTTTGGCGGAACCAGCGCCCCGTCTCGCGATCGGCAGATGGAAGCTCTTTTAAACGATGCCTTTGGTGCGGTTTCGCGTCAGGAGTGCCGTGAGGCGCGTGCGCTTGCGCTGCCATCCAAGTCGGTTCCTGCTTTTGCCGCCTCGTCGCGTCCTCGCGTTTTGCGGACCCAGGCGGGTCGTGTTAGAACCGTTCTGCCCGATGATTCCCCCGTTGAGTCCGCCTTGCAGAAGGGGGAAGAAGGCGAAACCCAAAAAAAACAAAGCGAAAATGATGCATGGGGCATACAGGTCGGCGCGTATAGCGAAATTGATGGAGCCCAAAAAGCTCTGGCGCAGATGGCGTCTTCTATGGCCCCCCTTTTGGGGAAGGGCGAGCCAAGCTTGCAAAAAGTAACCATGACAGATGGCTCGGCCATGTATCGTGCGCGCTTTGTGGGTCTCGAGCAAAGCAGCGCCCGCGCCGCGTGTGCACACCTTGTGAAAAGCGGGCGTAGCTGTCTGGTGATTACGGGGCCATGATTTCCTGAACAGACGCTTAAGGACTATTCGTCATAGGACAAGAGGCTGGAGACGGGGATGTCTATTTTTTGACGCCCGTTCAGAAAGGGCAGCTCGATAATATAAACCGCCCGTACAAGGTCGACGCCCATTTGGCGTGCCAAATGGATGGTCGCGGCAGTCGTGCCACCTGTGGCCAGCAAATCGTCAATAATAACGCCACGTTGGCCCACCGTGATAAGCCCTTCTTGAATCTCAAGGGTGTCTGTTCCGTATTCTAGCTCATAGCTATAGGACTGCGTTTTACCTGGAAGCTTGCCTTTTTTGCGAACCATAATAAGGCCAATCCCTAAGCGCGCCGCCAAAGGTGCGGCGACCAGAAAGCCTCGTGATTCGACAGCAATAAGAAAATCAGGGACATCTTCTCGAACAATGACCTCAAGGCGGTCAATCGTTTCTTGCCAAGCGGGCCCGTGGCCCAAAAGAGTGCCAATATCATAAAACAAAATGCCTTCCTTGGGAAAGCCGGGAACAGAGCGAATGTGAGCTTTAAGATCGAGGGGCATAAAACACCTTTATTATAAGGACAAAGAGCGGGCGCATGCTAACGCATTCTGGGGCATAAGCCAGAAAAATTTGTCCCTTATTAATAATATGCAAAGCATTAAGCGGATAGGGTACACTGAGAAGCCGATCCGCTTTCTGTGGCGGGAGCGCTATATCTTAAACGGGGCCCAAAAATGACATCCCATTTGACCAAGGAAGACGTTCAGCGACTCTTGCAAGAACCGTCCCCTTCCGTGCGCGCCGAAGTGGCGGGTAAATTGGCGCTGGACATCGAGAATCCTATTTTGTCGGATAATGAAACGGCGTTGGCGCAAGAAGTCGTCCGGCTTATGGCCAAAGACGTTGAAGCGTCCGTTCGCTTAGCCCTTTCACAAAATTTGCGCCATGCGGCGCGCCTGCCTCATGACATTGCCGTTCAACTGGCGAATGATATCGAGCAAGTTGCTCTTCCCATTTTACAAGAGTCAGGGGTTCTAACAGATCAAGATTTGCTTTCCATTATTGCCAAAGGCTCTGGCTCTAAACAAGAAGCGATCGCCGGTCGGGCTATCGTTTCGGCCACCGTGTCGGAGGCGATCATTACCTCGGCGGGTGAAAAGGCCGTCACAACGTTGCTGGGCAACAGGGGCGCACAAATATCGAACGAAGGCTATGATAAGGCCATCACGCGTTTTGAATCGAATGATGTGGTCAAAGAGGCCATTTGCAGGCGTGCTACGTTGCCCGCCACTGTCGCCGAACGCTTGGCCTTTATGGTTTCGGAAAAGCTCCAAGATTATTTGGTTTCGCATCACGCGCTTTCCACATCGGTTGCCGCCGATTTGGTTTTACAAAGCCGTGAGCGCACCATTGTTGAAATGGCCTCTGGGTCTTCTGAAGAGGAGATGGAGCGTCTGGTCACCCAAATGAACGACAATGGGCGGTTGACGCCGTCGATCATTCTGCGCGCCTTGTGCATGGGCGATGTTCTGTTTTTTGAATCCGCTTTGGCGGTAAGGGCAGGGATCCCGCTTCTGAATGCCCGAATCCTCATCCATGATGGGGGACAATTGGGAATGAAAACGCTTTATGACCGCGCCACCATGCCCCCCAATATGATGCCGGTCATTCGGGCGGCGCTGGATGTCGTTCATGAAACCGAGATGGATGGCGCGGCCCATGATATGGAGCGTTATCGGGCGCGGGTGATTGAGCGCGTCTTGACCCAGTTCGAAGATGTTGGCTCAGACGACTTCGAATATCTTTTAAACAAACTGGGCGATATTATGTCTGCCGAAAAACGCGCTGGCTAATACTAACGGCACTACGACGTGACTCATTAAGACGGAAAACAAACGGGATTCCCGCTTGCGCGGGAATGACGGATTTGTTTTTAATATCAATCCACACGCGTCATCCCCGCGAAAGCGGGGATCCCGTTTTCTTATTTTTTTAAAAGGATCATTTCAAAAGGCGGTTGGTATAACAGGCGTCTACCCCCAAGGGCGTGAATCCAAGATAATAAACGACCCTCCCGCAAGGGGAGGGTCGTTCTGGGTCTTTGTTAACCCGAGTTCGGAGCTGTGCGTCTACCCCTTCGCGGCGATGTTCAGGAAAAGCTGGCTGACAAGTGCCACGTCGGGCGTGCCGGTGCGCTTGCATACGGCCTCGGCCTCGGCGAGTTGAAAAAGGCGCGTTTCAAGACTTTCCAGTCCCCAGCGATTTAGTTGGCGCGTCATGGGATCGACCAATTTCCAAAAAACGGGCGGGGCAAGTTTTTTAAGGGCTTCGCCTGCGCTTGCGCCATTCGCCATATGGGCGCGTGCCAGTTGCAAGCGCATCAAATGTCGTTGCATCCCGCGCAGCAGCGCGATGGGTGAGCTTTGCTCGGCCAGCAAATGATCCAGTAAGGTGGCGGCGCGTCGCGCCTCGCCGCTGGCGGCGGCCTGCACCAGATCGTCAATCTCGGCGCCGCCCGCATTCGCGATCACGGCGGTGACATCCTCAACAGACACTTTGCCAGTGCCTTGCGCATAAAGGGCAAGCTTGTCCAGCTCACTGCGCATGGCAAGGCGGTCGGGCGGTAAAAGGTCGGCCAAAAGCTGGACGACATCGCGTGGCGCGGCCAGTTTTTCGGCTTGCAGCGCGGCGGCAACGGTGTGGGCCCTCGCCGCGGCATCCTCTTGGTAGCAGGGAATTCCTGCGGCGAGAGGAGAGGTCCCCTCACACAAGGCGCGGAGTTTGGATCGTTTGTCCAAATCGCCTGCCTCGATCAGGATAACGCTGTCGACGGCGGGTGGATCTTTCAAGAACACAGCCAGCGCGGCGGCGTTGCTTTCGCTGGCGCGTTGCAAGCGGATAAGCCTACGCCCACCCCCCAGCGCCATCGACGCAGCTTCGTCATAAAGGGTGGCGCTATCGCCGCCAATCTGCCCGCCCGTCATAAGCGAAACGGCAAAAGGATCGGCCTTGTCCTTAACAAGTTTGGCGGCAAGATTTTCGGCGCGCTCGCTAACAAGGCCCGCATCGGGGCCATAAACCAAAATCGCACGCACGTCCTTCGGGGGCGCTTGCAGAAAACCGGCGATCTGAGAAAAAGAAAGCTTCATGCTTTAGGGGGCTGGCTTGGTGGCAGAGGGACGTTCTCTTTCTGCATAGTAAAGGCTTAGGCGGCCCGCAATTTGCTCGCCGATTTCGTTCAGCGCCCGTTCATACGCATCGCGCTGCGTGGCCAGCGTGCCAAACTGTGCCGTAAGGCGGCTATAGCTGGCGACGCTGTGTGCCGTGCCGCTGAAAAGGTTTTTCTTGTCTTTGCCCACTAGCCTATAAGAGGCGTTCATCTCTAGCTGGCTGCGCGAGGTCGTCGCGTCCTTTTGTACGCCAAGCCCCACTTCTGTTGAGGTAAG is a genomic window containing:
- the ndk gene encoding nucleoside-diphosphate kinase, yielding MAIQRTFSIIKPDATRRNITGKVNAMLEAAGLRIIAQRRVLLTRAQAEGFYAVHRERPFFNDLCTFMTSGPVVLQVLEGENAVQKNRDVMGATNPANADAGTIRKELAESIEANSVHGSDSEENAAIEIAYFFSQTEIVG
- a CDS encoding D-alanyl-D-alanine carboxypeptidase, translated to MSLLGINRGKKLFFIGLVVFALCVGGAGDAFAKSKAKTRKSKAKARTHHVLAVDSSSARYADIVIEASTGKVLHESNSTAIRRPASLTKMMTLYLAFQALESGAIRLDTPLPVSARAAAQAPTKLCLRAGQTIRAYDAIMGLITESANDAAVVLAEGLGGDIPRFAAMMTQQAKALGMSQTVFQNPNGLPDPNQFTTARDMAMLGYGLIYHFPGFYPYFSKQSFVYKGHTYNNHNHLMERFEGMDGIKTGYIRTSGFNLVASAMRGQTRLIGVVFGGTSAPSRDRQMEALLNDAFGAVSRQECREARALALPSKSVPAFAASSRPRVLRTQAGRVRTVLPDDSPVESALQKGEEGETQKKQSENDAWGIQVGAYSEIDGAQKALAQMASSMAPLLGKGEPSLQKVTMTDGSAMYRARFVGLEQSSARAACAHLVKSGRSCLVITGP
- a CDS encoding SDR family NAD(P)-dependent oxidoreductase yields the protein METSILITGGSSGLGAALAQSYAAPDVTLFLSGRDAARLEGVAARCRAKGACVEATIVDVTDGAAMASWIDQCDQTAPLNLVIANAGISAGTGGGGETPAQTKAVMETNVQGVFNTIHPALALMKPRGRGQIAIMASLASFRGLAGAPAYCASKAAVRVYGEALRDELAPQGIKINVICPGFVKTPMTGQNGFPMPFLMEADKAARIMKRGLEKNKARIVFPWRLAALVWLMSALSPNLADGLFRRLPRKRGVESLG
- a CDS encoding sulfur transferase domain-containing protein, giving the protein MNKFLPPFYCRSKNPLLRGLAFFEHVLKAKRGRVQTPWQRCLAHFETLFIDNTLFSFLFLNKHRVTEKLWRAGQPHPFQIRGLAKAGIRTIINLRGERDCASYYLEEQACQRHGIALVNVTMESKRPPTREKIAELAQVFSTTTYPALMHCKSGADRTGLAAALCLMIHDGRSVEEAQKQLSLRYGHLASSKTGVLDAFLAAYQKAAAQEGVTFLAWAQSPAYDREAIMAVYKPRRFVSWLGDLVLRRE
- a CDS encoding phasin family protein, whose amino-acid sequence is MQATNEQMEKMTSTLLQAASDMNTMVRDTMNVTLQSVSIMTKGCGELCDSLSALVQKNIDQSSKVTQSLSSITSVDDLVSTQNTALKDNFDSMMSDLNNLSQISSRVAQQAAEPVTKHVNDSINKISKIKAA
- the lptE gene encoding LPS assembly lipoprotein LptE; the encoded protein is MMTFRPRAFLMGLLLLSACGFSPIYGDHAGSHAVTASMSDVFIESIDGQDGQFLRNKLIDRLYFHGRPAAPKAFLTVVLTSTEVGLGVQKDATTSRSQLEMNASYRLVGKDKKNLFSGTAHSVASYSRLTAQFGTLATQRDAYERALNEIGEQIAGRLSLYYAERERPSATKPAP
- a CDS encoding DUF2336 domain-containing protein, producing MTSHLTKEDVQRLLQEPSPSVRAEVAGKLALDIENPILSDNETALAQEVVRLMAKDVEASVRLALSQNLRHAARLPHDIAVQLANDIEQVALPILQESGVLTDQDLLSIIAKGSGSKQEAIAGRAIVSATVSEAIITSAGEKAVTTLLGNRGAQISNEGYDKAITRFESNDVVKEAICRRATLPATVAERLAFMVSEKLQDYLVSHHALSTSVAADLVLQSRERTIVEMASGSSEEEMERLVTQMNDNGRLTPSIILRALCMGDVLFFESALAVRAGIPLLNARILIHDGGQLGMKTLYDRATMPPNMMPVIRAALDVVHETEMDGAAHDMERYRARVIERVLTQFEDVGSDDFEYLLNKLGDIMSAEKRAG
- the holA gene encoding DNA polymerase III subunit delta, whose translation is MKLSFSQIAGFLQAPPKDVRAILVYGPDAGLVSERAENLAAKLVKDKADPFAVSLMTGGQIGGDSATLYDEAASMALGGGRRLIRLQRASESNAAALAVFLKDPPAVDSVILIEAGDLDKRSKLRALCEGTSPLAAGIPCYQEDAAARAHTVAAALQAEKLAAPRDVVQLLADLLPPDRLAMRSELDKLALYAQGTGKVSVEDVTAVIANAGGAEIDDLVQAAASGEARRAATLLDHLLAEQSSPIALLRGMQRHLMRLQLARAHMANGASAGEALKKLAPPVFWKLVDPMTRQLNRWGLESLETRLFQLAEAEAVCKRTGTPDVALVSQLFLNIAAKG
- a CDS encoding adenine phosphoribosyltransferase, translated to MPLDLKAHIRSVPGFPKEGILFYDIGTLLGHGPAWQETIDRLEVIVREDVPDFLIAVESRGFLVAAPLAARLGIGLIMVRKKGKLPGKTQSYSYELEYGTDTLEIQEGLITVGQRGVIIDDLLATGGTTAATIHLARQMGVDLVRAVYIIELPFLNGRQKIDIPVSSLLSYDE